A stretch of the Archangium violaceum genome encodes the following:
- a CDS encoding BlaI/MecI/CopY family transcriptional regulator, translating into MQIVWRKGEVSVADVLEALPPERKLAYTSVSTVLRILEQKGVLGSRKVGRGHLYSALLPREAYEVQSVRHLVETVFAGTPSALVERLVEAVPLSPEEVEQIRELLGKKGSRS; encoded by the coding sequence ATGCAGATCGTCTGGCGCAAGGGCGAGGTGAGCGTGGCGGACGTGTTGGAGGCGCTGCCACCGGAGCGCAAGCTGGCCTACACCTCGGTGTCCACGGTGCTGCGCATCCTCGAGCAGAAGGGGGTGCTGGGGAGCCGGAAGGTGGGCCGGGGGCACCTGTATTCGGCGCTGCTGCCGCGCGAGGCGTACGAGGTCCAGAGCGTGCGCCACCTGGTGGAGACGGTGTTCGCCGGGACGCCCTCCGCCCTGGTGGAGCGCCTGGTCGAGGCCGTCCCGCTCTCCCCCGAGGAGGTGGAGCAGATCCGCGAGCTGCTCGGCAAGAAGGGCTCCCGGTCATGA